Proteins encoded within one genomic window of Candidatus Nealsonbacteria bacterium:
- a CDS encoding BtpA/SgcQ family protein, which translates to NFKVFRGKFMKNTLKTIFKNDKNIIIGAIHFPPLLGYKDFPGFDIALKNALADLKAFESGGVDGIIFENNYDIPHSISVSPSVVSSMTFLGEKLRKATRLPLGISVLWNDYHTALSIAKTLDLQFIRIPVFVDRVKTDYGTVEGDPKKVIDFRKLIGAENIALFTDIHVKHAKLLSKYDLITSAKLAIKNKSDAIIITGKWTGNAPDIKELESLRKKIGSFPILIGSGTDEHNSKPLFQFANGAIVSTSLKSGINESHEVNVKPYVRRIDKNKVEKIIRSLK; encoded by the coding sequence AAACTTCAAAGTTTTTAGAGGAAAATTTATGAAAAATACCCTGAAAACGATTTTCAAAAATGATAAAAATATAATAATAGGGGCGATTCATTTCCCCCCTCTTTTAGGATACAAAGATTTTCCCGGTTTTGACATTGCATTAAAGAATGCCCTTGCTGATCTAAAAGCTTTCGAATCTGGTGGGGTAGATGGAATTATTTTTGAGAATAATTATGATATTCCACATAGTATTTCTGTTAGCCCATCTGTCGTTAGTTCAATGACTTTTCTGGGAGAAAAATTAAGAAAAGCGACTCGCCTGCCGTTGGGCATAAGTGTATTGTGGAATGATTATCATACAGCGTTATCAATCGCAAAAACACTGGATTTGCAGTTTATTCGTATTCCAGTTTTTGTTGATAGGGTAAAAACAGATTACGGGACGGTAGAAGGAGATCCCAAAAAGGTTATAGATTTCAGAAAATTAATTGGTGCTGAAAATATAGCCCTGTTTACGGACATTCATGTAAAGCATGCAAAGCTATTGTCTAAGTATGATTTAATAACCTCTGCAAAGCTAGCTATTAAAAATAAATCTGATGCAATAATTATTACAGGTAAGTGGACGGGAAATGCCCCCGATATAAAAGAATTAGAATCTTTACGAAAAAAGATTGGATCTTTCCCAATTTTGATTGGAAGTGGGACAGATGAGCATAATTCGAAACCTTTGTTTCAATTTGCAAACGGAGCAATAGTTAGTACTTCACTTAAAAGTGGTATCAATGAATCTCATGAAGTAAATGTGAAGCCATATGTTCGAAGAATAGATAAAAACAAAGTTGAAAAAATAATTCGTAGTTTAAAGTAA